GACTGGCTTTTGTATATTAAGCACAAGTGACGCTTCGCTTAACACTTGCGCCAGCGTATGCCATTATAAGGGAAGATAGGAGATCTTAAACTGGTCGTTTGTTAATGTCTGCAGTCTAAATCTTTCTCCACTATAATTCTCAACTGTTTCTCCTTACCTACGTCAATCAGGTCATCAAACCCAACTAAGTTGGTATCAGTCCATTTTTTTGCCATTGCTTCCGGAATAGAAACCGTAATAAGGTTGTTGGTAAAACGAACGCTCACTTCTT
The sequence above is a segment of the Adhaeribacter swui genome. Coding sequences within it:
- a CDS encoding DUF7009 family protein → MKLRIQGNSLRLRLSEAEVTQFADTGQVEETITFSPDTTNALRYLLQQTSDKEVSVRFTNNLITVSIPEAMAKKWTDTNLVGFDDLIDVGKEKQLRIIVEKDLDCRH